GACGGGCGGACCCGAACGCGTACATCGACGAGCTATTTCAGCGGGCGATCTTCGCGGGCCATCCGGCCAGCATTCCCGTCCTGGGAACGCCGGAGACGATCAGCGGGCTCAGCCCGGACTCCATCGCCGGGACGCGGGCACGCTTCTGGGCCGCGTCGAATCTCGCGCTCACCATCGCCGGGCGCATTCGCCCGGACGAGGCGCTAGCCCTCGCGGCGGAGTATTTCGGCAATCTCTTTTCCGGTTCGGCCAACGTCCGGGCCCCCGCCACCCCGACGGGATCGCCCTTCGGGGACGCCGTTCGCGCGACGGCCGGGCGCCAGCAGGCCGTGTTCCGCGTTGGCTACCTCGCGCCATCCCTGCTCGACGACGATCGGTACCCCATGGCTGTCCTGAACGCCGTTACCAGCGGCTCGTCCGGGCGGCTGTTCCGCGAGATTCGCAGCGCACGCGGCCTGGCCTACGTGGCGGGGTCCGGTTACAGCCCGCTGTCGGACACCGGGGCCTGGTTTGCCACGGCTGGCGTGGACCCCGATAACCTCGACGCGGCGTTGTCGGTCACCAGAGATTTGATCGAGCAGCTCCGCGAGCAGGCGCCATCGAGCGGGGAAACCAGCGACCGGCAGGGTGAGATCGCCGGGCGCCAGATCCTTGCTGACGAGACGAACGAGGCCCGGGTCGGTCGGCTCGCGTCTCAGGAGCTGCTGGGTACGGTGGCGACGGACGAGTATGTGCGCAGGGTCCGCGCTGTCACACCGGACGACGTGCTCCGCGTGGCCACCACCTACCTCGATCCATCCAGCGCGCTCGTCGTGATCGTCCAGCCCGAGTCAACGAGCCCGACCGGCCCGCCATGAACGGGCGGCTCGGACTCTAACCGGTTGACTCCGTGACGCAGCCGACCGACCGGCGGGCGCATGCCGAGCGCGTCATCCAAGGCTTGAAGCGCGCGTACCCCGATGCCCACTGCGAGCTGAATTTCACCTCGCCGTTCGAGCTGCTGGTGGCAACCATCTTGTCTGCCCAGTGCACGGATGAGCGCGTGAATCAGGTCACGGCCGACCTTTTTCGCCGGTACCGATCGCCAGCGGATTACGCGCGTGCGCCGCAGGAGGTCCTGGAGCAGGAGATCCATTCAACCGGGTTCTTCCGTCAAAAGGCGCGGTCCATTCGCGGAATGGCCGACGCTCTCCACAATCGGTTTGCCGACACGGTGCCGCGGTCGATCGACGAGATGGTGCAGCTCCCGGGCGTCGCGCGCAAGACGGCAAACGTCGTCCTCGGTTCTGCTTACGGCATCCCATCGGGCATCGTCGTCGATACCCACGTCCTCCGCGTCTCCTATCGCCTCGCGCTGACCGACCAGAAGCAACCGGAGAAGGTCGAGCAAGACCTGATGGACGTGGTGCCCAAAGATGAGTGGATCTGGTTCAGCCATGCCATGATCTGGCACGGCAGACGGGTCTGCTTCGCGCGCGCTCCCAACTGCGGTGGCTGCGTGTTGAATGACATCTGCCCCAAGCGAGGCGTGGGGGTTGGGCTTCAGAGCGGCGGGCGATCACGATCCCGCCGGGGCGGGTGATCAGCGGTACACTTCCGGGTTCGCGCAGTGGGGCAGTCGTTCACCGGCCAATCCAGCGATCAGGTTCGCGGCGGCCATCTGGGCCATTCGGTTCCGCGTGGCGTGGGTCGCGCTCCCAAGGTGCGGGCTAACAATGCATCGGTCGAGGCGAAGGAGCGGGTGATCGGCCGGAAGCGGCTCGGGATCCGTCACGTCGAGCGCGGCGGCGCCCAGGTGGCCAGAGCGGAGCGCGTCGACGAGCGCCGCCGTCTCCACGACAGGCCCACGCGCCGTATTGATCAGAATGGCGCCCGGCTTCATGCGCCGGAACGCCTCGGCATTGAAGAGATGGCGAGTTTCTTCCGTGAACGGCGTGTGGATGCTCACGAAGTCGCATTCATCGAGGAGTTGTTCGAAGCTTACCCGCGTCGCCCACTCTTCGCGCGTGTCTGGGCCGAGCCGCGTATAGAGCACGCGCATGTCGAATCCGCGGGCGCGCCGCGCGACCGCCTGCCCGATTCGCCCGTATCCCACTACTCCCAGCGTGGCGCCATGGACCTCCGCTCCGAGCAGAAGCTGCGGCTCCCAGGTGTGCCACTGCCCGCTCCGAACGTATCGGTCTCCTTCGATGAGGCGGCGCGCGGCCGCCATGAGGAGCGACCAGGCGAGATCGGCGGTCGCCTCGGTCAGGACGCCTGGGGTATTGCCGACGGGAATCTTCCTGCGCGTCGCCTCCGCCACGTCGACGTTGTCCACCCCGACGGCGAAGTTGCTGACGACCCGGAGTCCAGCCCCGGCGGCGTCCATGATCTCGACGTCGATCCGGTCAGTGAGGAGCGACAGAATCCCCGCGCATCCAGCGACCGATTCGCGTAGCGTCTCGTGGGATGGGGGGAGTGGGCCAGGCCAGACGTCGACGGAGAATCGCTCTCGCAATGGAACGAGGCCGGCCTCCGGGATCTGCCGTGTCACGAAGACACGCGGCGTAACCGGTTGGCGCGGCCCATCCGAGATCATGTGGCACCTCGTACGGGCATTCTACGAGCACGGGACGTCGCCGCGGAGCAGCTGCTGAAGGCGGGGGTACAATTCGAACCTCCGCCGGCGGTATCGAATGGCGTTAAGCGCGCGGCGGGCGAGGTGGGCATGCCAACCGACAACCAGCGCTACCCGTACTGGCCTCTTCCGGCCAGGCCGCCCCTCAAGTGGCCCAATGAGGCTCGCGTGGCCTTCTGGATCATCCCGAACGTCGAGCACTTTCGATTCGACAAGCTCGGGCCCGGATCTACCCTGTCGCCCGACGTCTACGAATTCGCCGTTCGCGACTACGGAGCACGCGTTGGCATCTGGCGGATGATGGACATCCTGGACAAGTATCAGCTGCGGGCCACCGTCGCGCTGAACGCCGACGTCTGCCGGTTCGAGCCCGACATCGTGAAAGCAGGCATGGAGCGACGCTGGGAGTGGATGGGCCACGGCATCACGAATTCCCAACGCCTCACCGGGCTTTCCGAGGATGACGAGCGCGGGCTGATTCGCCAGGTGGTCGACACCATCGCATCGACGACGGGCGCTGCCCCGACCGGCTGGCTGGGCCCGGGCCTCGGGGAGACGGATCGGACGCCCGACCTTCTCGCCGAGGCTGGGATCACCTACGTAGCCGATTGGGTGGCGGACGATCAGCCGTTTCCCATGCGCGTCAAATCGGGACGGCTCATCTCTGTGCCCTATTCGCAAGAGTTGAACGATATTCCCGTCTTCACGCGCAAGGGTCTGACGCCCGAGCAGTTCTATCAGCTCGTTTGCGATCAGTTTGACGTGCTGTATGACGAGGGCGGAACGTCGGGACGGGTCATGGCGCTCGCGCTCCATCCCTTCCTGTCAGGGCACCCGTTTCGCGCCCGGTGGCTCGACCGGGCCCTGCAGCACATTACGAGCCATCCCGACGTCTGGTTGACGACCGGGGGTGAGATCGCGCGCTGGTACTACGAGCGGTATTACGACGCGGCCCCGAAATAGCCCGGCCGTCGCCTCTGACGAGCGGGCTCGGGAGCGCGATCGGACCGAAAGCCGTCGCCGAGCCTGGTTGGTCTTCGCCGTCGTGTACTTTTGCAGCCTCATCGCTCCGTTCAACCAGTTCAAGGTGCCACCCCTCATCCCCGTCCTGATCCAGGACCTTCAAATCTCGGAGGTCCAGGCGGGACTCCTGATGTCGGTGTTCGCCGTGTCCGGTGCCATCCTCGCCCTCCCCGCCGGCCTCTTGTATCGACGCTACGGTCCGACCTTCGTCGGGACGGTGGCCGTGGCCAGCGCCGGCATCGGGTCCGCCATCGGCGCGTTGAGCGCGGATCCGTCCATGCTCCTCGCCGGCCGATTGATCGAGGGGACGGGAATGGGCATGACGGCGGTCGTTGCTATCGCCACCGTCGCGGCGTGGTTCCCTCCCGAGCGCCGCACCATTCCGATGGCCATCCTGACCACGTGGATTCCTGTGGGTCAGTCGCTGATTCTCGCCATCGCGCCGCGCGTCTATCTGCTGGCAGGCTGGCGGGCGGTCTGGTGGCTCGGAGCGGTGGTAGCCCTCCTGGCCGCTGCGCTTTTTGCCTGGCTGGTGCGGCTTCCGGTCGGCTCGACGTCGGTGACCTTGACGGCGCGCGCCTCGTCGATGCGAAGCGCGCTGCGCGAGCCCGGGCCCTGGTGGCTCGCCATCTTCTTCTCCACGTTCCACATGGCCCGGGCGGCATTTGGCACGTGGACGCCGACGTATCTGGTGAATGAGGCGGGATTCAGTCTGCAAGACGCGGCGACGACGGTCAGTCTCTTCTACCTCGCCAGCATCCCGGCTGCGCTGCCCGGTGGGTGGCTCATCGAACGCATTGGCTCGCGGAAGCGCGCGTACATCGCCGTGAGCCTGGCTTCGATCCCCGCCTACGCGGCCGCATACGTCCTGGATCCGCGCTTGGTGGGGCTCTTCGCGGTATGGACGGGGCTCTGCGCGGCAGTCGTCCCCACGGCGGTCAATGGAATCACACCGGAGACAGTTCGAGATCCCACGCTCGTTGGGCCGGCTGTGGGCGTTGTCGCCATCGGCCGAAACGGAGGCCAGCTCCTTGCGCCAGTCCTCGTTGCGCCGATCATCGCGGCCCATGCCCCTTGGGGATGGGTCGGCGGCGTGGTCGTGGTCCTGCTGCTCGCTGGCATCGCGGCGGGTTCTCGGGTTGGGGAGCGCGGCGCATGACCGGTTGAGGATGCAGCCGAGCGCCAGCTTGTGTTGTGCTCAATTGGGGCACTTCGCTACACTAGCAAAAGGGTCGTTTCGGTTCAGTTCCGGCGCGCCGGGCAATCAGAACGAGGAGATTTTCAATGGCGAAAGTCACCCTGAGCGTCATCAAGGCGGATATCGGCGGGTTCGTCGGTCACGGACAGGTGCATCCGGCCACTATGGACCGGTGTCGCGAGTGCCTGACAGACGCCCAAGCGCGGCGTCAGATCCTGGATTTTCACGTCTCATCCGTCGGCGACGACATCAATTTGATCATGACGCACGAACGCGGCGTTGATTCTGCCGCGATCCACGAGCTTGCCTGGGACACGTTCGTCGCCGCGACGGAGGTGGCGAAAGAGCTGCACCTGTATGGCGCTGGCCAGGACCTCCTCGCGGACGCCTTTTCCGGGAACATCCGCGGTCTGGGCCCGGGTGTCGCAGAGATGGAGTTCGAGGAGCGACCCAGCGACCCCATTATCGTCTTCATGGCGGACAAGACCGAGCCGGGTGCATTCAACCTGCCGCTCTACCGCATCTTCGCGGATCCGTTTAACTCCATCGGCCTCGTGATCGACACCAAGATGCACGAAGGCTTCTCCTTTGAGGTCCACGACCTCATCGAAAGTCGCAAGATCCTCTTCCATTGCCCCGAGGATCTGTACAGCATGCTCATGTTCATCGGATCTCCGGCTTTCAACGTGATCAAGTCCGTGTATCTGCGCGCCACCGGTGAGATCGCCGCGGCCGGGACCACCACGCGACTGTCCATGATCGCCGGCCGCTACGTTGGGAAGGACGATCCGACCCTCGTCGTGCGGTGTCAGAGCGGCCTACCCGCGGTCGGCGAGGTGCTGGAAGCCTTCGCCAACCCTCATTACGTCGCCGGCTGGATGCGCGGCTCGAGCTGCGGGCCGCTGACCCCAGTCGCGCAACGCGACGCTCATCCATCGCGGTTTGATGGGCCGCCGCGCGTGGTGGCGCTCGGGTTCCAACTCGCGAACGGGAAGCTGATCGGCCCCCGGGACATGTTCGACGACGTGTCCTTCGACGGGGCCCGGGCCATGGCGAACGACATGGCGTACCACATGCGGCGCCAGGGACCGTTCGAGCCTGCGCGGCTCCCCATGGACGAGATGGAATACACCACGATGCCGCAGATCATGAAGAAGCTGGGAGATCGATTCGAGCCGATCGACGGCGAGGCCCGCGAAGAGATCCTGGCCGGAGCGGCGTCCGCCGCCGAGGCGAGCCTCATCGACTGACGCGTCGGGAGGGGGCGCGCAAATCTGGCGCCCCCTCCCGATGCCACCCGCTCCGTTTTTTCGTCGTGTCGCTTGACGCGGTTTGCGCCTTCCCGCTCCGGTGCGGCGCGCCACGGCGGGGTGCCTATCGATGTATGAGTCAGGAGGAGTCCGCGTGGCAAAGCTGACGGTGACCTCGTTGCAGCAGATGAAGCGGGATGGGCAGAAGATCATGGCCGCGGTGTGCTATGACTTCCAGCTCTCCCGAATCCTCGATCGGGCGGGCGTGCCGCTGATCTCGGCCGGCGATAGCGTCGGGTACACGAACCTGGGCCAGCTGACGCGATACGGAACGACGATGGACGAAATGGTCCTGGTCAGCCGCGCGGTCGCGCGCGGAGCTGAGACGGCGGTCGTGAATGCCGATCTCCCCTTCGGCCCCGTTCAGGCGGGCTACAAGGAGGCCGTTCGGGCGGCAATTCGCCTCATCCAGGAGGGCGAGGCGCAGATGGTCAAGCTCGACAACGCCGCCGCGAACATGGATGCGGTGAATGCGATTGTGAACGCGGGCATCCCGCTGTGGCCACAGTTCGGCTTCTCGCCGCAGAGCTCCATGGCGATCGGCGAGTTCACCGCCCGCACGGAGGACATGCTGGCGCGGCGCCGCGAGCAGATCCTTCGCGAAGCGCAGGAGCTGGAGGCGGCGGGCGCCTCGTTGCTCGACCTGACGGGCGTGACGCACGATCTCTACGGCGAGGTGGCCAGGACGGTCAAGATCCCCGTGCTGGGAGGCCAGGCTGGGGCCGAGGCTGATGGTCGGATCTTCACCGGGTTCCAGGTCCGCGCCAGCGGCATCGACCAAGAGCGAACACCGATGAACATCGGTGGGTTCATCTACGACGCGGTGCGAACGACGCTGGACAACGTGAAGGCCGCGAAATTCTAGGGGGCGGCTGTTCGCTACCCCTGAACGGCCGCCAATGAGTGGGCATTCGACCGAGAGAATCATCCCCGTTTGGGTGTACTCCACTCATTGACGCGTGACCTATGCTTTCGCGCGATATGTTTCGCGCGGGAGCACGATGATGTCGGTGATCGCCGTGGCCAACCAGAAGGGTGGCGTCGGCAAGACCACGACCGTTGCCAATCTCGGCGCGGCCCTGAGCGAGCAGGGCTACCGCGTTCTGCTCGTCGACAACGACCCCCAGGCGAACCTGGCCATCACGCTGGGCGTAACGGATCCCGAAATCTTGTCCCCCACTCTCGGCGACCTGCTGGTCGAACGCGGCCACAATCTGACACGCGGGCACGTCGCCGACGCGATCGTTCGCACGCCGTCCCGTCTCGACCTCCTGCCGGCGAATTCGCGCCTGTCGGCGGCGGAGCTGGCGCTCATCGGGACCATCGGGCGCGAGATGATCATGCGAGATCTCCTCGCCCCGGAGATCGCGGAGTACGACTTCGTCGTGATCGACTGCCTGCCGAGTCTCGGCCTCCTCGCGATCAATGCCCTGGCGGCGGCCGACGGCGTCGTGATTCCCGTTCAGGCTGACTTTCTGGCCCTCCAGGGGCTGGCCCAGATGCTGGAAACCGTCAACGCCGTGCGGGCGAAGCTGAACGCGGGGCTCACGGTGCTGGGCGCGGTGCTCACCATGATGGACGTGCGGACGGCCCATGCGCGCGGCGTTGCCACGATGCTTCGGGAGGCGCTCATCGGGCAGGTCAGGGTGTTCGATGCCGAGATTCGGGCGCAGGTCGCGCTGAAGGACTGCGTGCAGGAAGGCCGCTCCGTCCTGGAGTACCGAGCGGAGAGCCAGGCGGCGATGGCCTACCGCCGCCTCGCTTCTGAAGTCATCGAGGCCCTCGAACCGCGACCGAACCCGGCGATGTGGGCGGAGCCCGGAAGCCGGACCGCCGAGGCGCTCGAGCCCGCGGTCG
This genomic stretch from Chloroflexota bacterium harbors:
- a CDS encoding pitrilysin family protein, with amino-acid sequence RADPNAYIDELFQRAIFAGHPASIPVLGTPETISGLSPDSIAGTRARFWAASNLALTIAGRIRPDEALALAAEYFGNLFSGSANVRAPATPTGSPFGDAVRATAGRQQAVFRVGYLAPSLLDDDRYPMAVLNAVTSGSSGRLFREIRSARGLAYVAGSGYSPLSDTGAWFATAGVDPDNLDAALSVTRDLIEQLREQAPSSGETSDRQGEIAGRQILADETNEARVGRLASQELLGTVATDEYVRRVRAVTPDDVLRVATTYLDPSSALVVIVQPESTSPTGPP
- the nth gene encoding endonuclease III — encoded protein: MTQPTDRRAHAERVIQGLKRAYPDAHCELNFTSPFELLVATILSAQCTDERVNQVTADLFRRYRSPADYARAPQEVLEQEIHSTGFFRQKARSIRGMADALHNRFADTVPRSIDEMVQLPGVARKTANVVLGSAYGIPSGIVVDTHVLRVSYRLALTDQKQPEKVEQDLMDVVPKDEWIWFSHAMIWHGRRVCFARAPNCGGCVLNDICPKRGVGVGLQSGGRSRSRRGG
- a CDS encoding D-glycerate dehydrogenase, yielding MISDGPRQPVTPRVFVTRQIPEAGLVPLRERFSVDVWPGPLPPSHETLRESVAGCAGILSLLTDRIDVEIMDAAGAGLRVVSNFAVGVDNVDVAEATRRKIPVGNTPGVLTEATADLAWSLLMAAARRLIEGDRYVRSGQWHTWEPQLLLGAEVHGATLGVVGYGRIGQAVARRARGFDMRVLYTRLGPDTREEWATRVSFEQLLDECDFVSIHTPFTEETRHLFNAEAFRRMKPGAILINTARGPVVETAALVDALRSGHLGAAALDVTDPEPLPADHPLLRLDRCIVSPHLGSATHATRNRMAQMAAANLIAGLAGERLPHCANPEVYR
- a CDS encoding polysaccharide deacetylase family protein yields the protein MPTDNQRYPYWPLPARPPLKWPNEARVAFWIIPNVEHFRFDKLGPGSTLSPDVYEFAVRDYGARVGIWRMMDILDKYQLRATVALNADVCRFEPDIVKAGMERRWEWMGHGITNSQRLTGLSEDDERGLIRQVVDTIASTTGAAPTGWLGPGLGETDRTPDLLAEAGITYVADWVADDQPFPMRVKSGRLISVPYSQELNDIPVFTRKGLTPEQFYQLVCDQFDVLYDEGGTSGRVMALALHPFLSGHPFRARWLDRALQHITSHPDVWLTTGGEIARWYYERYYDAAPK
- a CDS encoding MFS transporter, coding for MVFAVVYFCSLIAPFNQFKVPPLIPVLIQDLQISEVQAGLLMSVFAVSGAILALPAGLLYRRYGPTFVGTVAVASAGIGSAIGALSADPSMLLAGRLIEGTGMGMTAVVAIATVAAWFPPERRTIPMAILTTWIPVGQSLILAIAPRVYLLAGWRAVWWLGAVVALLAAALFAWLVRLPVGSTSVTLTARASSMRSALREPGPWWLAIFFSTFHMARAAFGTWTPTYLVNEAGFSLQDAATTVSLFYLASIPAALPGGWLIERIGSRKRAYIAVSLASIPAYAAAYVLDPRLVGLFAVWTGLCAAVVPTAVNGITPETVRDPTLVGPAVGVVAIGRNGGQLLAPVLVAPIIAAHAPWGWVGGVVVVLLLAGIAAGSRVGERGA
- the fbp gene encoding fructose-1,6-bisphosphate aldolase/phosphatase, which produces MAKVTLSVIKADIGGFVGHGQVHPATMDRCRECLTDAQARRQILDFHVSSVGDDINLIMTHERGVDSAAIHELAWDTFVAATEVAKELHLYGAGQDLLADAFSGNIRGLGPGVAEMEFEERPSDPIIVFMADKTEPGAFNLPLYRIFADPFNSIGLVIDTKMHEGFSFEVHDLIESRKILFHCPEDLYSMLMFIGSPAFNVIKSVYLRATGEIAAAGTTTRLSMIAGRYVGKDDPTLVVRCQSGLPAVGEVLEAFANPHYVAGWMRGSSCGPLTPVAQRDAHPSRFDGPPRVVALGFQLANGKLIGPRDMFDDVSFDGARAMANDMAYHMRRQGPFEPARLPMDEMEYTTMPQIMKKLGDRFEPIDGEAREEILAGAASAAEASLID
- a CDS encoding 3-methyl-2-oxobutanoate hydroxymethyltransferase, which encodes MAKLTVTSLQQMKRDGQKIMAAVCYDFQLSRILDRAGVPLISAGDSVGYTNLGQLTRYGTTMDEMVLVSRAVARGAETAVVNADLPFGPVQAGYKEAVRAAIRLIQEGEAQMVKLDNAAANMDAVNAIVNAGIPLWPQFGFSPQSSMAIGEFTARTEDMLARRREQILREAQELEAAGASLLDLTGVTHDLYGEVARTVKIPVLGGQAGAEADGRIFTGFQVRASGIDQERTPMNIGGFIYDAVRTTLDNVKAAKF
- a CDS encoding ParA family protein, producing the protein MSVIAVANQKGGVGKTTTVANLGAALSEQGYRVLLVDNDPQANLAITLGVTDPEILSPTLGDLLVERGHNLTRGHVADAIVRTPSRLDLLPANSRLSAAELALIGTIGREMIMRDLLAPEIAEYDFVVIDCLPSLGLLAINALAAADGVVIPVQADFLALQGLAQMLETVNAVRAKLNAGLTVLGAVLTMMDVRTAHARGVATMLREALIGQVRVFDAEIRAQVALKDCVQEGRSVLEYRAESQAAMAYRRLASEVIEALEPRPNPAMWAEPGSRTAEALEPAVALGIASALEQAPTAPPAEAEAMAPLSRFGAFLAGRDAWLGQQAR